The Amblyomma americanum isolate KBUSLIRL-KWMA chromosome 6, ASM5285725v1, whole genome shotgun sequence genome has a window encoding:
- the LOC144095071 gene encoding uncharacterized protein LOC144095071: MPPHLQCSVCSVDCTSSDGTIDCSECGHRYHTGKCAGITDATLKTKGDEYRKAWRCIFCRRSKARTPATQDAKLASDDSTDLRIWMMAISDKLDQLLPLKETIDGIEDSMQLLSDQYDDLLSRTERNEREVKELRKRVEKVETQNDDVAQLKDNIDDLEWRSRRLNLEFHGIQETDKENLLDKINALTAQIKLPALSENDVVAVHRLPAKKDKIPGIICRFARQADRDAWWQNRKKLQEADGNIFVLENLTKRTRALLFEAKNWAKVKKYKYVWHSNGRVLVRKADGLNAELVANVGDLEKLA, from the coding sequence ATGCCCCCACATTTGCAGTGCTCTGTGTGTTCTGTAGATTGCACCTCGTCAGATGGCACTATTGACTGCAGTGAGTGTGGTCACAGATACCACACTGGGAAATGCGCCGGAATTACCGATGCTacgctcaaaacaaagggagatgaATACCGTAAAGCCTGGCGCTGCATCTTTTGTAGGCGCTCGAAAGCACGCACGCCGGCTACGCAGGATGCAAAACTCGCCAGTGATGATAGCACGGATCTGAGGATCTGGATGATGGCAATTAGTGATAAGCTTGACCAGCTGCTGCCTCTTAAAGAAACGATTGACGGTATCGAAGACTCAatgcagctgttaagcgaccaGTACGATGATTTGCTTTCACGCACAGAGCGGAACGAGCGCGAGGTGAAAGAACTAAGGAAAAGGGTGGAAAAGGTCGAAACACAGAATGATGATGTCGCTCAACTGAAAGATAACATTGATGACCTTGAATGGAGGAGCCGCCGCCTCAACCTTGAATTTCATGGCATCCAAGAAACTGATAAAGAAAACCTGTTGGATAAGATAAATGCACTGACTGCCCAAATTAAACTTCCTGCACTCTCAGAGAATGATGTAGTGGCAGTTCACCGTCTGCCAGCAAAAAAAGATAAGATCCCAGGCATAATTTGTCGTTTCGCAAGGCAAGCTGACAGGGACGCGTGGTGGCAAAACAGAAAGAAACTGCAAGAAGCAGACGGAAATATCTTCGTTCTAGAAAACCTAACGAAAAGAACCCGTGCACTGTTGTTCGAGGCTAAGAACTGGGCAAAAGTTAAGAAATACAAATATGTGTGGCATAGCAATGGCCGAGTTCTGGTACGAAAGGCTGATGGACTGAATGCCGAATTGGTAGCGAACGTTGGCGACCTGGAGAAGCTTGCCTAA